A stretch of the Aegilops tauschii subsp. strangulata cultivar AL8/78 chromosome 4, Aet v6.0, whole genome shotgun sequence genome encodes the following:
- the LOC109739628 gene encoding cytochrome b561 and DOMON domain-containing protein At5g47530 gives MVQLLVTVATAVLLLVAGATAQRQGCENATFPAGRSFERCNTLPVLGASLHWTYHAANGTAELAFRATSGSAGWVAWGINPSGAGMPGSNVFVASQGGRGAVSVLTTILRSTAPALDNTTLQFDVPVPPTAEYAAGAYTIYTTVALPGNSTQQNTVWQAGPLSGGDILPHPTSGPNLQSLMRLDFLSG, from the coding sequence ATGGTGCAACTCCTCGTAACCGTGGCCACCGCCGTGCTGCTGCTCGTGGCCGGCGCGACGGCCCAGCGGCAGGGCTGCGAGAACGCGACGTTCCCGGCCGGCCGGTCGTTCGAGCGGTGCAACACCCTGCCCGTGCTCGGGGCCAGCCTGCACTGGACGTACCACGCGGCGAACGGCACCGCCGAGCTCGCGTTCCGCGCGACGTCGGGCAGCGCCGGGTGGGTCGCCTGGGGCATAAACCCCAGCGGCGCCGGCATGCCCGGCAGCAACGTCTTCGTCGCCTCGCAGGGCGGCAGAGGCGCCGTGTCTGTGCTCACCACCATCCTGAGGTCCACGGCCCCGGCCCTGGACAACACCACCCTCCAGTTCGACGTGCCGGTGCCGCCCACCGCGGAGTACGCGGCCGGCGCGTACACGATCTACACCACGGTGGCGCTGCCGGGGAACTCCACGCAGCAGAACACGGTGTGGCAGGCGGGGCCGCTCAGCGGCGGGGACATATTGCCGCACCCGACGTCCGGGCCCAACTTGCAGAGCCTTATGAGGCTGGACTTCCTGTCCGGCTAG
- the LOC109739378 gene encoding uncharacterized protein, with amino-acid sequence MHERPEHIVHPAHAALDALDVFDTVQDIKDPEHPYSLEQIRCVLSQESASVSQITFTPTVQHCSMATVIGLCLRLKLMQNPRDYTTGPRPAPQLDTGMWTQPRPQLYGNQDGDSVDGILRRPASFPDHAHDLHPAAPAPALLNFAPVELL; translated from the exons ATGCACGAGCGGCCGGAGCACATAGTCCACCCCGCGCATGCGGCGCTCGACGCGCTCGACGTCTTCG ATACGGTGCAGGACATCAAGGACCCGGAGCACCCCTACTCACTGGAGCAGATACGGTGTGTGCTCTCCCAGGAGTCTGCCTCCGTCTCCCA GATAACCTTCACCCCGACTGTGCAGCACTGCAGTATGGCTACGGTGATTGGCCTGTGCCTCAGGCTTAAGTTGATGCAAAACCCGCGAGACTACACCACTGGTCCTCGACCTGCCCCACA GCTGGATACAGGCATGTGGACACAGCCACGGCCACAGCTCTACGGCAACCAAGACGGCGACAGCGTCGACGGGATCCTCAGACGACCTGCGTCCTTCCCCGACCACGCCCACGACCTGCATCCAGCTGCTCCTGCCCCGGCCCTCCTCAACTTCGCTCCTGTTGAGCTGCTATAG